One window of the Candidatus Wolbachia massiliensis genome contains the following:
- a CDS encoding septal ring lytic transglycosylase RlpA family protein, with translation MIKNLAFLCLIFVLVSSCSFGNRCNDTAGHYKIGSSYTINGITYYPKHCTHYEEIGIASWYGIEDHGTITANGEVFNRHLISAAHKTLPLPCFALVTNLENGRKLVVRVNDRGPFIEGRIIDLSEKAAKVLGLHKSGLAKVKVQYLRKMSERLIQKTPHYRKQHEKEMQKLHPKQDSAESRGYIAFFENAKAAKSTASKLRNQGMKNVRLLFKNDQYCVKVSYK, from the coding sequence ATGATAAAAAATCTAGCTTTTTTATGCCTAATATTTGTTTTGGTAAGTAGTTGCAGTTTTGGCAACCGGTGTAATGATACTGCAGGTCATTATAAAATTGGCAGTAGCTACACAATAAATGGTATAACTTATTATCCCAAACACTGTACCCATTACGAGGAAATAGGAATAGCATCGTGGTATGGAATAGAGGACCACGGCACAATTACAGCAAATGGTGAAGTTTTTAATCGCCATTTGATTTCTGCGGCACATAAGACCTTGCCTCTTCCCTGTTTTGCTCTTGTCACTAACTTAGAAAATGGAAGAAAACTCGTTGTAAGAGTTAACGATAGAGGTCCATTTATTGAAGGTAGAATAATAGACTTGTCGGAAAAAGCAGCGAAAGTTTTAGGACTTCATAAATCTGGGCTTGCAAAAGTAAAAGTTCAATATTTAAGGAAAATGTCAGAGCGCCTAATACAAAAAACTCCTCATTATAGGAAGCAGCATGAAAAAGAGATGCAGAAACTTCACCCAAAGCAAGACAGTGCAGAAAGTAGAGGATACATTGCATTTTTTGAAAATGCTAAAGCTGCTAAATCAACTGCATCAAAGCTTCGCAACCAAGGGATGAAAAACGTTAGGTTACTTTTTAAGAATGATCAATATTGTGTGAAAGTGAGTTATAAGTAG
- a CDS encoding triosephosphate isomerase translates to MSFLIVANWKMNGTRSSFVNFIGKLNDKGSGITSKLVICPPFTSFPNNIELNNSISIGAQNCHHQKSGSYTGEISAEMLKELGCTYVILGHSERAHETDSEIKLKSEAAIESDLHPIICVGENAEDYKSGKTREIIEYQCKNRLPTHGKYTVAYEPIWAIGTGHVPSNGAIAEVIEVIESCTGKKHVIYGGSVNSENIENLLNISSLSGVLIGSASLDFDCFYKIVQQVEKT, encoded by the coding sequence ATGTCCTTTTTAATTGTAGCAAATTGGAAGATGAACGGAACGCGTTCTTCATTCGTTAATTTTATAGGCAAACTTAACGACAAGGGCAGCGGTATTACCTCTAAACTTGTGATTTGCCCACCTTTTACATCATTTCCAAACAATATAGAGTTGAACAATAGTATTAGTATAGGAGCACAGAATTGCCATCATCAAAAATCTGGTTCTTACACAGGTGAAATTAGTGCAGAGATGCTAAAAGAATTAGGATGTACCTACGTAATACTTGGGCATTCTGAAAGGGCTCACGAAACAGATAGTGAAATAAAGCTTAAGTCAGAAGCAGCGATAGAATCAGATTTACACCCAATTATTTGTGTAGGTGAAAATGCAGAAGATTATAAGAGCGGAAAAACAAGGGAAATAATAGAGTATCAATGCAAAAACCGCTTGCCAACACATGGTAAATACACCGTAGCATATGAGCCAATATGGGCGATCGGTACAGGGCATGTACCAAGTAATGGTGCGATTGCTGAGGTAATAGAAGTAATAGAATCCTGTACTGGTAAAAAACACGTTATATATGGTGGCTCAGTCAATTCAGAAAATATAGAAAACTTGTTGAACATTTCAAGTTTATCAGGAGTTTTAATTGGCAGTGCAAGCTTAGATTTTGATTGTTTTTACAAAATTGTACAACAGGTTGAAAAAACCTAA
- a CDS encoding SurA N-terminal domain-containing protein: protein MRRVLILLLIILPIKLFAVEIEIIADVNGEPISNLDIEKRINLINSLFGIQNEKELNFQILKQLIDEIIIVNEAQRLNIKLDDEELNNAVMSFLTQSFKLKDDEVDQYVKKRNIDLNILKKQIKCQLLWGKIIEARIVPFINVSDKEVNDVKGQVEKPDYLVTFQEFIIPNQKDKDVHSVAEDLVKKLRNSNSDFVSESPIRMRKATVSLNQLKGNLKGVLEGLKINDIAGPVSSNEGYSVVKVIDRVQLDHTLLESTLKLKQIVVKGPESLLGDLKEQKINCLNFDKLADNLKLPTAKEFEIKMRDLNPDLQVLFSKTSVNEIVESRENSTVRLMMLCDIKNNTADTETIKQQIYQQKIMTQSNLLLDNMRKNAAVSYQDN from the coding sequence ATGCGTAGAGTACTAATTTTATTGTTGATAATATTGCCAATTAAGTTGTTTGCAGTTGAGATTGAAATTATTGCAGATGTAAATGGTGAGCCAATTTCAAATTTAGATATTGAGAAACGCATTAACTTGATAAATTCATTGTTTGGTATCCAGAATGAAAAGGAGCTAAATTTTCAAATCCTTAAACAGCTGATAGACGAAATAATCATTGTTAATGAAGCACAGAGATTAAATATAAAGTTAGACGATGAAGAGTTAAATAATGCTGTCATGTCATTCTTAACTCAAAGCTTTAAACTTAAGGACGATGAAGTTGACCAATACGTAAAGAAGCGCAATATAGACCTCAATATTTTAAAGAAGCAAATAAAATGTCAGCTGTTGTGGGGCAAAATTATTGAGGCAAGAATCGTGCCGTTTATTAATGTAAGTGATAAGGAAGTAAATGATGTAAAAGGTCAGGTAGAAAAGCCAGATTATCTTGTTACATTCCAAGAGTTTATAATTCCCAACCAGAAAGATAAGGATGTTCATAGTGTGGCTGAAGATTTGGTGAAAAAATTACGCAATAGTAACAGCGATTTCGTTTCAGAATCTCCAATCAGGATGCGTAAAGCAACAGTTAGTTTAAATCAACTAAAAGGTAACCTCAAGGGCGTTTTAGAAGGATTGAAAATTAACGACATAGCAGGTCCAGTCAGTTCTAATGAAGGTTACTCTGTTGTAAAGGTAATAGATAGAGTACAACTTGATCATACGCTGCTAGAAAGCACTTTAAAATTGAAACAGATTGTGGTTAAAGGCCCAGAAAGTTTATTGGGTGATCTCAAGGAGCAAAAAATCAATTGTTTAAATTTTGATAAATTGGCAGATAATCTTAAGCTGCCAACCGCAAAAGAATTCGAAATAAAAATGCGGGATTTAAACCCTGATTTACAGGTTCTATTTAGTAAAACAAGTGTAAATGAAATAGTAGAATCCAGAGAAAATAGCACTGTAAGGTTAATGATGTTGTGTGATATCAAGAATAATACAGCAGATACAGAAACAATTAAACAGCAAATATATCAACAAAAGATTATGACACAAAGCAACTTGTTATTGGACAATATGCGTAAAAATGCAGCTGTCAGTTACCAAGATAATTAG